The following are from one region of the Andrena cerasifolii isolate SP2316 chromosome 1, iyAndCera1_principal, whole genome shotgun sequence genome:
- the LOC143378531 gene encoding uncharacterized protein LOC143378531, which yields MPNRYCVLCGNRDKSDSYYSFPINEESRKKWLAYCGIDEQVLNTVTKLCWNHFQKDDIIRIGKSTIVKRNAVPSIIRKKRKLHKCSDLIKNCKDCILKKQEGSTVKTADDINCNTVNIDNANLGDGVIDDGRVTDKTVHNGAVNDISSNNTDIKNANFDNRTVNLGNFEFVSVSEDPTVLLEETSGPVNCLSTPQNYESIQCFQTPVKAIRNLRYVGDITPAHLATPRKAEKALQLAKQTIANQHRKIKSLQQARNRLIGRLMTMKALVKYFKKKNRMMEMTAKNLMVTLPSVMKESCKRKIERGK from the exons ATGCCAAATAGATATTGCGTGTTGTGCGGTAACCGAGATAAATCGGATTCCTATTATTC ATTTCCGATAAACGAGGAATCTCGTAAGAAGTGGCTAGCTTATTGCGGCATTGACGAACAAGTTTTGAACACTGTTACTAAACTGTGTTGGAATCATTTCCAAAAAGATGATATAATTCGTATAGGTAAAAGTACAATTGTTAAGCGCAACGCTGTGCCATCTATTATcaggaagaagaggaaactGCATAAATGTtcggatttaataaaaaattgtaaagattgTATTCTGAAAAAACAGGAAGGCTCAACTGTCAAAACTGCCGATGACATAAATTGCAACACTGTTAATATTGACAACGCCAACTTGGGTGATGGAGTTATTGACGACGGAAGGGTGACCGATAAAACAGTTCACAATGGAGCTGTAAACGATATAAGTTCCAACAACACAGATATCAAGAATGCCAATTTTGATAATAGAACCGTGAATCTGGGAAACTTTGAGTTTGTATCTGTCAGTGAAGATCCCACTGTATTATTGGAAG AAACTAGTGGACCAGTCAATTGCCTATCTACACCGCAGAATTATGAAAGTATCCAATGTTTCCAAACACCTGTTAAAGCTATACGTAATCTTCGGTACGTTGGTGACATTACACCGGCACATCTTGCTACACCTAGGAAAGCTGAAAAAGCTTTACAGTTAGCAAAACAGACTATTGCAAACCAACACAGGAAAATCAAAAGTTTACAGCAAGCTCGAAATAGATTGATTGGTCGTTTAATGACGATGAAAgcacttgtaaaatattttaagaagaaaAATCGAATGATGGAAATGACTGCTAAAAATTTAATG gTTACACTTCCTTCGGTAATGAAAGAGTCCTGTAAACGAAAAATAGAAAGGGGGAAGTGA